A stretch of DNA from Candidatus Bathyarchaeota archaeon:
CAAAAAGCGAAAATGTGAGCTTCATCACCCCCGATCTTCACCGTATTCAAAATTAATTCATGCTGAATACATAGCTTTTCAAGAATAAATTTAATTGATTTATCTTTCACACCAACAATCTCTTGCACAGTGCTATTTTCAACTTTGATTTCAGAAGCTAACAACCAGTTCCTTAAAGCCACAAATTCTTCTGCAGAAAGAGTTTCCCAAAAATAAGTATAAAATGGATGAAGAGGAACACCCAAAATCGAAGAAAGCTGAAGGGCATCAGGGAGGGGGGGCGTGTTTTGGTATACGTCAATCAAAATTTTTTCTAGAAAAGATTTTTCCAGCCCCAATGCTTTGGCAGTTTTATCTAAATCACCACTAAACTTTTCATCTACAGCCACGGTAAGTTCTTCACCCCACCATTCTTCGTTATATCCTGCCGGACGAAGAGGCTTGTTAGTATATAGAAAATCACCAAAACCAATCAAGATATCGCCCAAAAATAGGATTTTGTCAATCATTTTGTTGATGGAATCAAAATTTTGAAGAGTAACACGAACAACTGAGCCATTTTTAAGTCGAACAACAGGTGGCTCGATACTGTCTACGGGAACAGTAATTCCTCCTTTTCCTGGACCTTCTAAACGTAGTTGAGTTCCTGCTGCAAGAAAGTTCTGAACAGTTAACATGGTTGCAGGGTGAATCCCAACAGCAGCCAGACCAGTGTTCCTAGACCGCCCATAACGAAGCCTAAAACCTCCAAACCGAGAAGGAAACGAAAAAATTGGTCGACCAGCGATTACGTCAGCCATAAATCCAGATTTCTTTTTCTTCGAAAACTCTTTGAGGTTTCCGAGCCACTCCCAACCAGGTATCTGAAGTTTTTCAATAGTAGTTAATACTTTTGCTGCTCGACCAACTATTCCGTCATTCACTACGCGCAAAGCACCACCCCGAACATTGTTTGTTTCAATTCGTGGCAGATTCCTGAAAGTTGAAACTTCAACAGGATCGGATTCAGTGCCAGTTACTTCCACAGGAATATTTTGTAGACCTCTCCGTAGTTCTTCGTCTGAGATGTGATATTGGAAACGTGCAATTGAGCGTTCAAACAAACGAATTTCTTCAATAAATCGCCCAATTTCATCCTCTGTAGGTTTGTAACGATCCAGTTTAAGTAATCTGCGAATATGGTCGCCAACAATTATGGTTAAAGCTTGTTCGGTGCCACCTGCTGAACGTATTGGTCCTGCATAGTATATTGCCAAATACCGTGTACGATCAGAATTTGTCTTAATGTCTACTTTTGCGATACCTTGTATAGGAGCAGCAGTTATTCCTTCAGTTAATATGGCAAGAGCGGTTCTCATGGCTTGTTCTCCAGCTTCCCGAGAATCCATTACTCCGAATTTTCCATTTATTATCTGTTCAGTAATCTTGAAAGTAAGAGCCTCACGAGATAGGGTTTTGGTTAAGTCCCGAATACTTTCAGCAACACCAGGGGGTCCAACAAGACCCTCTACCAAGGCAGCTAAGTCTTTAGCAACCTCGGGTTCGGGAACCAAAGCAGGATCTAAGCCTTTTTTTCTTGCTTTGGTTACTACGGCGTAGATGTCTTCAAGCTGTTTCTCTAAACTGTCTGCGTATTGCTTGTATTCCTTGCTCATGGGAATCGTCAAAAGGGTTCTCCTTAGTTTTAGAGGTTACAAAACAAGGTATTGAGTCTTTCTAGAACAAATAGGAATCGTCAAGGGTTATCTGGTTTTGATGTTACTTATCAATTCTTGAATCTTGTTTTTGCTTTTGTTTTCTTCTAAAACATTGCCAGTTACTATAATGCTGGCACCTGCATTGACGATTTCTTTTGCTTGTTTACCTGTTCGTATTCCACCACCCACAATTATGGGAAGGTTGGTTGCAGTTTTTACTGCTTTTATCAAAGTAACAGGCACAGGATTACCTACACCAGAACCTGCTTCTAGATACACAAAATGCATACCGAAATATTCGGCAGCAAGGGCATGAGCGGCTGCAAGTTCAGGTTTACTGTAAGGGAGGGGTGTGGCTTTTCCTACGATACTTACAGTTCCGCCTTCACCTACAGTTATGTATCCCATGGAAATGGGTTCTATACCGAATTTTTTGATTATTGGAGCCCCTAAAATTTGAGCACCAACAAGGAAATAGGGATCTGAAGAATTTAAAAGAGACATAAACCAGATAGCGTCTGCATATTTAGTTACTCCGTTATGGTTACCAGGGAACAAAATTATGGGTATTTCTACTGAATCTTTCAACGCTTTAGTAACATCATCTAAGTGAGGGTCAGTGATTGATGTTGATCCGCCTACCATTATTGCCGCTGTGTTGCAGGATTCTGCTTCTTTAGCCGTCCGAACTGCAGAGCATGGCGTGACTTTTTCTGGATCAATTAATGTAAGATGAATGGCGCCTTCTTTGTTAATTTTATTTAAGAGATATTGCTCTACCGTGCCAATCATGTTTGATCCCAGTTCTAGACAGAGGATCTTGAATAAAAAAGGTCTGTAAATTGACAGTATATATCAATTTCACTAAAAGCGGGTCTTGTGTCAAATTCTTCGGTTAATTCACAACCCGTACAGTGTACTTTGGCACGGACCCCACCAGGAAATATTTCGATAGTAATTGCTTGTTTACCACAAATGGGACAGAGAAAAACTGTAGGTAATTTCTTTTTTGGGATGTGAACAACTTTGCGTCTTCTTCTGCCCATTTTAAAGCCCCTTTAACACAAATTCATTAGTTATTATTAGCGAAATCGCTTGTTTCATTGTATAACGCAACATTGGCTTAAATATTTGTCCTAAAAACATAACAAAAAGCTCAAACCAAAACAAAAACTGCGTAAATCCAGGGATTGAATTAGATCAAATAAGTAATGATGGAAAGAAAAAAAGCAATCAAGTTAAAAAAGGGAAATGTTAAAGAATCCACGTAAATATAGAAAATATGAATGTAAAACTATTATTAATCCATATTATTTTTAATTTACTATCAAATAATTACTTTTTTTAAAAAATATTCAATATATCTTTTTGTAGGATTTAGGACAAAAAATAACAATTAATGAGCGGGGGACAATAAAAATCGCTCTAACCACCTTAGAACTCAAAATAGATCAAACAAAAAATTACTTTGTTCCGAAATCAACAAAAAAATAAAACAAAAAAAGCAAACTGACCATTTTCCAAAGATTGAATGAAAAAATTGTGATGCCAAAGGAATCACAAAATCTTATCACATAAAATCACATCACAAATAAAAAACCCAAAAAACAGTGCTAAAAGGAAAATAAAGTAATATTTGAGGTTTTTGGAAAAATGATTCGAACGTGATCTCACATGTGATTCTGTGATAATCACACGTGATGTAAATTTTTTCCAAGAATCACACATAATATTGAAGAAAAAAAGGAAAAAATATTACAAAAATACCATAATAAATATAAAAAAAGGGTTTGCTCCCAATCACTAATTTAAAAAATAGCAAATCTATGCAATTTGATTAATTAAAATTTTAAAATGATAAATTTATCAAGAAAAATCGAATTATAATCAGCCAACATGAGAAAGGGCAATTCAATTATTTTGCAAAAAGTATTTTTGTTTCAATGTTTGTTTGGTTGGAATGTTAAATTTATTGCAAAGCATCAAAGCCAAAAAGGCAGTTGTTTTAATAGTCAGGAAAGGTTTTTAGGACATGGCAGGTATACAAAAATGTATCCTTTAAAACAGGAGTTGTAAAAACTAATTTGAATGTAAAGGAAAAGGCTCAGAATTGGCTAAACTACTCTTTAAACGACCCTTTAGTCAAAATATTAGCAAAAAACAGCAATTTAACAAAAATACAATTAGAAACACTTTTGATTGATGTTTTAGCCGAAAATATAGCCGATAAGGGTCTAAAATATGATGAAAAGGCTAAGATTCGTATTTTAGCCGTAAGTAGAGGCGCGTTTAATAGGAGTTTGAGGCAGGCCAGACACAATGTTACGCAATCAATCTACACGATTTTGTTACTAGGATACCTGGGAGTTCTCGAAGAAATCAGCCTAGAACCATATTTGGAGGCTGCAAACAAATTAAAAGAGTATATCGACACTCAAAGAGAATTAATAAAAAAACGACCAGAAGAGGAACAAATTAAAACCATCAAAAGACTCCATGAAGAACTCAAAAGCAGTCTTGAAGAGCTGTCCAGTCCACGCAAAATATCAAAAAAGATGTGACATCACAAATCACAGTATTTTTTTCACAAAAAGCAATGAATATTTACGCTATCATGACGGTAAATGTTGGCACATTAAAATGTTTCGGGGAAGAAAAAACACAAAAAAATAAAGCTTATTTTAGGCTTATTTAGCAAAATAATTGACAAAATCAAAGCCTATTAAAAAAATTGATAAAACACAGGGATAAAAAAAGATTGGGGGATAAAAACAGTCAATGGTTTTCATGTGGTTGTAATGTGAGGTGTTTGTGACTTGTGATGTCACGTTTTAAGATTTGACGAAAAACTTAAGTTTATTTATATACTAGTGTGATATGTGATTAGTTATGCACATCACACGAAATCACACCCAAATCACACGTGAGGAGCGATTTTGATGATTTCAGATGTTTTTCTAATATTGACGTCTATTTTGTTGTTTGGGACGATTTCGGTGTTATTTCTGTATTACAAGCGCATAATAACCCTTCGACATGAGTATCATAACGCCAAAGGAATAGTAAGTGACATTGTGGTAAGCATAGATAATCAACTTATGAGGCAAAAAGAGGGCGTACTTTATGTGGCCAATAAAATCGAAAAGGTTGCAGTAGAAAATCAAGAAGTTGCAAAAAAAGTAGAAGAATATGAAGAAAAATTAATTAAAATCAGTAATCGGATAACTGATTTCCCTTCAGATTTTGAAGAAAAATTCTCAGGTCAAATTAACGAGATACGAAACGAATTTGAAGGAATAAAGGAAACTCAAGAAAAAGTTTTTGAAAAGCTTGTTGAAATTGAAAAAATCAAATATGAAAGACATGCACCAGATATAAAAATCAAAGCAGCGATTCCAATAAAAAAAGAGAAAGCCCTGGAGCCGTTGACGGAAACAGAATTGATAGTTCTTGAAACAATAGGTAAAGAAGGCGAAAAAACTGCTCCAGAAATACAAAAAATGATTAGTCTGACGCGGGAGCATACTGCAAGGCTAATGAAAAAACTTTACAAAGATGGCTACCTAGAAAGAGACACCCATAGAATGCCGTACGTTTATAGACTAAAAGAAGAAATGGAAAAAATTCTCAAAAGAAGGGAAATTAATCCGTCTTAGTTTCCGCTTTACCAGTGAGGGACACTCCAGCGGCTTTGAGCCGCTTTAGGTTTTCATTCATTTCAGAAAGGGTCTTTGAATCGGGCAAATTATAGTCTGCAGTTCCTTTTTGTCTAAGGTAAGTCGGATAATGAATCACTTTAACTGGAACAGCAAAGCGAATCTGTGGCTCTGAAATAATCAAGGCTTCCCCGATGTCAAGCATCTTGATCTCAGTGTCACTGTATTCCATGTAAGGAGTGTTTTGGGTAAGATAGTCTCGGTCCCGTTTAAGCTCAGTTTTCATGATAACTTTGGTCCACAACTCTGCAAACACGTCACGATTAATTTTTGAGGGTCTAGGCGTTACTGCGTTTAAACCAACCCGGTATTTGCGGTAAGTAAGGGCGATGTCTGAAAAGATTGTTTTTCGTATTTCTGGGTCCAAAAACTCGTGAGCTTCCTCCAAAGTTATCAACAAAGTTGGAAGTTTTTTCCAATCTTCAAAATTGTTTTCCCACAAACGTTTGTAATGTTGGGCAACAAATGTCGCAGTAAGACAAGTAACATTGCGTTGTTCTTCGGAGGTCAAACCGGAAATGTCAACAAGACAAGTAACGCCTTTGCTTATGTTTTGTACAACATCTTCTATGAAGTTGTAATCTGAAACTGGAAACAAGTGTGGCGGCAAATCAGAAAGACGGCTCATCAGAGCAATAATCACAACCTTTTGTTGGTGGTTAATAATACGTCCAACCCCAGAGTGACCTTCTTGGCGGTATGCTTCAAGGGATTCTTCAATCCAGCATTTGCCTAAACTCTCATACAATCGTCGGGCAATCCTGATTTGTGGTCGACCAATATCGGGGAACAAAGTCCACAACCGCCCAGGAGTAAGGCTGCGCAAACCAATGGACAATTTGCCATCTCGGGCAGAATAGTAACTAACCCTGCTATGAAAGAGGGGATGGTCCCCGAGACCGCTTTCTTCTCCGAAGTCTTTGCCAGAAAGGAGTTGACCGGCAAAATCAAAAATTAGGCCAACTGTTGTTGGGTCATCAATTATTCGAGCGTTCAAAATAAGTTCGGTGTTAGTTTTTCCAGAGCCGGTCATCCCAAACATGCCCATCATTTTAGGAATTGCTTTAGCGTTTATTCCCACTACACCCAGCACTTCTTCGCCAGAACGCAATCTTCCTATCTCTAGATCTCCAGAAAGCTGCAAAATTAAATAGTCTTGCTCATTAATTGTGTAAACATGATCCATATAGTTTGGGTTAAAAGTCGGAGATCTTATTCTGCCAGAATTATTTTCTAGTAACAAAACAGCGTCAACATGTCTATAGCTGGAGTAGGGTCCAAAAGATTCTTTGCCTTCTGCTTCTCGAAGTTGTTCATTTGTTTTCAGGGTAGAAGAGCTTCCAGCATCAACTATTCGAGCATAAAAATTTCGGTTTTCAGAGTTTATTCGTACGATTTGGCCAAAGGAAAGTGTTATTCCTTGATTCAGGAAAAAAGAAACCGTGTCGCCTTTTACTTCTCGAACAAAGCCTACGGGTTCAAATTCTATCAAAGCTTTCATCTCCTTCAAATAGGTTTGTTATTCCATGAATTTTGTCAGCAAAACTACAGGATAATTCTTCTACACGAAGAGTCTCTAAGATGCCAGCAGTCTCTAACTCTTTTTCGATTAAATCATAATATTGTAAAAGTTTAGAGGCTGATGCTCCAGAGAATTCGTGGGCAAGCCAAAGGGTAACAGGGTATCCTAAACACCTTGGGTCTTCAGAAAGGGAAGTTAATGGAGAGAGCAGTTCAGTTACGTTTTGAGATGTTGAATCCATTATGTCGCAACGAAATATGTGTTTACTATCTTCACATAGCTTCACAAGGGAAACGTCCCCATAAAGGTGTTTTTCCATGTTTGCCTCTTTGACTGGATGGTATACCCAAAGGGAATAAGGGGTAAGCACACTTGTTGAAGCCATAAAATCGCGTCCTTTTTCGTCACATAGCATAGGAGACTGTTTACTTATGGCAAGAAGATTAATCTTTTTACGAAGAGCCTCTTCGTAAAGGGAAGTGTGGAAACCTCGTTTTCCTCCAAAAAAACTGGCTCCATCCAACAGAATATAATCCCCTGCACCTAACTCGCGAAGAGTATCCTCACCAGAGCTTCCCGGAGTAGCCTCTTCGTGAATAAGTTTTAAGGCCATTTCGCTTTCAATTTGGAGTCGATTATCAATCAAAAAGTTTGAACGGTAACGGCGGTCTCCCACTGCACAAACGATGCTTTCTTCATAATCCCATGTTACTTTACGGTTTTCTACCGAAGCGTAAGCGACTCGCATCAGGTAAATTCCCCAGTTGTGGGCTCGTTTTAATGTTCGAGTGGAACAATCCACAGCAAAAAATCGGGAATTACAGTTTTTAATTTTTTGTAAGGGTTTAATTTTGGCTATGTCAGGTTTAGAAATAATCAAAGGTTGAGGTTTAACATCACTAAAACCTATTTGTCGACCTTTGTCAACATACAATTTAAGCTTAGTTTTTAGTTCAGTCAAATTTTTCTGAATTTTACTCATATATGAGTGATCTCCTCAAACAAGAAAGCTTTACAGGCAGGTTATTAAATCAATTATTCTTTAAGAAAAGAAGTTTATTATCTTTCTTGAATTTGAGTGGACAGTGCAGTCATAATTCTGTAACGCATTTGATTAGATGAGCCTTTTTTGAGGAAATATCCCCGATCAGTTAATCTAGACAAGTAAGTTGAAGCAGTGCTAAGGCTGATTGGTTCGTTATACTGTTTCTCGAATGCATCACGCATATCCTTGGAGGAGAACCATCCTACAGGAAAGTTTTTTTCAGCAACTAATCGCACTTTGTCTATCTTGGATATTTCAGTTGCTGCAAGAGTTTGTTCAGAATTTGTTGCTGGTGATCCTCCTAATAGCTCAACCAAATCAAGTACACGAAGAGCCTTATCCCGAGTAATTTGACCTTCAAAGGTAACGGTATAACGGTCACCGTTATTGAAGACTTCTACTCGCATTTTTTTGGTTGGCATATTTTACACCAATTAGTGTTCACTTACTACTAGTTCACTAGTTATAGGTATTACGGTATATAGTGTTTAGTAAAAAAGCTCAAAAATTAGTTTAAAATGAAAATTAAAGAATTTTTGCAAATATTTTACTTCACAGACTTCACAAAGAGTTCCAAACGTAAAAATAAAACAAAGAATTAATCAATTCTAATTCTCCAGTAGAAACAAAGGGGTTGACTAATTGCTGTGAAAGAGCTTGAATCGAAGTTATTTAGCAAAAAGAAAGTCTATTAAAGAATTAAAGTTGATTTTTATTCACAAATTTTCACATTGATGTAAACACATGTGTTAACAGGTTAACTAGTAAGACTCTTCGTGGAATAATATTTTGTGTGTTACAAAAAATTCTAGACAAAGACACTGACCCCTTAGTTTCCATTGTAACAAAAAAATAATCCTACGTTTTAAAAAAGTTGTAAACATAAAATAATGTAGAATTAACTCTAATTTTTTTTATAAATAAAATTATATATTAATTCTGAGTATAGCACCAACGAGATTCTTTTTTAATATAATATTATCTTCGTAATTATTGATTCTTTTTAGTTTTACACCAAGAATTCACCTTAATTTTTCCACCCGAAATTAAGGGGTCCGAGTGTCACTAAAAGATTTTTTATATCTAATATTAACTTAAAATCAGGATTATCCCAAAACTTTAGTCCCCCTTTAGGATTTTGTGGTTTTTGTTTACTTTTTTTTACGACACATTTTATCTACTGGAAAACCTATCGAGGCAATAATTCTATTACTTGTTAGAGGAGTTTACAACACTGACTAAAATTGATACTCTTGAAGACGTTTTCGACCGTTTTCTGAGTAATACCAACATTTTTAACGACCGAGAAGTATTACGTCATGATTATATCCCAGATAAACTCCCCCATCGTGATACACAAATCCAATGCTTAGGTGGTATCGTAGCCCCTGTATTACGCAGTTCTCCCTGTTCTAATGTGTTTATTTATGGAAAAACTGGAACAGGAAAAACAGCGGTAACAAAATTTGTTTTAAATAAACTCGCTTTTAAAGCACAACAACTAAAAAGACCTATTGAAGTCTGCTACGTTAATTGCCGTTTAGCAGGCACGGAATATCGAGTTCTTTCAAGCCTCTGTGACGCTTTAGATGTCAAAGTTCCTTTTACTGGGATTGCTGTTGGAGAAGTGTTTGATCGCTTCAAAAAAGGGCTCGATAAGCAACGAAAAATTTTCATTGTGGTCCTTGACGAAATTGACGCCCTGATTAAAACCCGTGGCGATACCCTTCTTTATGAATTAACTCGTGTTAATGAGACTCTTCGTCATGGTCGAACATCAATAATTGGAATTTCAAACGACTTACGCTTCAAAGAATTTTTGGATCCCCGTGTATTAAGCTCATTAAGTGAAGAAGAAATCGTTTTCCGACCTTATGATGCAGCTGAACTTCAAGACATTCTATGGAGACGGGCAAAAATCGCTTTTTCTGATGGTGCCCTGACCGATAGTGCCGTGGCCTTGTGTGCTGCATTAGCTGCAGCAGAACATGGGGACGCTCGTAGAGCCCTGGATCTTTTGCGGGTTGCTGGGGAATTATCAGAACGAGAAGGCACAGATTCAGTTACTGAAAAACATGTCCGAGAAGCAGAAAAACGTGTAGAACACGACCGCATCGTGGAGGCTTTAGAAAATCTTCCTGTGCATTCAAAGTTAGTATTGTGTAGTGTATATTTGTTGGGTAAAACTAAAATGAGTTACACAATTACTGGAGATATTTATGAAATATATTCTGAACTATGTGACCAATATGGGCTTTCACCTCTTACTCAAAGACGTGTAAGTGGATTAATCAGTGAATTGGACATGATTGGTCTGTTAAATGCTCGTGTCGTTAGTATGGGTCGACATGGGCGCACAAAAAAAATCCGTTTGGGGATTGGTCGCACTCTTGTAAGAAATGTATTCATGAATAATGACAGATTTCATGATCTGTTAAGTTATGTTCCAACCTGTTTCGGAGCCCACTAAAATAAAAATTTTTGTTTTCAAATGGTTTGCTTACCAGGGTTCAGTAAAATCTATTGTTGAAATAGTAGATTTTTGCAAGTTTACTATTGGAACTATTCCTGGAGTTGGAACAAGCCCCATTTTTTGTTGAAAATCTGTTTGTTCTTGCCATGCACCTGAGTTTACAATTAAAGTTCCTCGATATCTATTGCATTTGAGAATGTGAACATGTCCAGCATGAAAGATGTCTGGGGGTCTTTCGATAACCATGAAATCCCTTTTTTCTGGAGCTATTGGGGTTCTTTCTCCGTAAATTGGCGCGAGATGTCTAGCTTTAAGTAACAGTTTCATTGATTTGTCTGGGGTGTCAAAACTGACGTTTGGAGCAAAAGCCGCAATATCATCTAAACTTCTTCCGTGAAATGCAAGCACCTCTACTCCATGAAGGCTTATTGTTGAAGGATTCCCAAGGGAATAAATTTCTCGAGCTTCCTGCAGGGGTTCGATGTAATCTTTAGGTAACGCAGGTTGTGGTAATGCTTTTCTGGAGGCATCATGGTTTCCTGGAATAACAAAAATTTTTATGTAATCAGGAACCTGCTCCAAAAGTTTGGCTGCATGACTGTATTGTTCATAAATATCTGAAATAGTTAACTCGTCTAGCTGGTCTGGATATATGCCAATTCCATCTACAATATCTCCTGCAATAACCAAATACTTAATATGACCTGCAAATTCCCGTAGTTTATCATTGCCTTTTTCTCCTTTTAACCAAAGCAAAAATTGATTAAACTCTTTTTCCATAAACTTGTTACTTCCAACATGAATATCTGACAATAACGCCGCATAAACTGGAATATCTGCTCTATGAGGAGTTTTTTGTGGCATTTCTGGCAAAATGAAATCTTTGGCAATAATTAAGTCATTGTTTCCTTTTACGGCATTTACACAAACTACTTGATCTAGAATCAGGGATCTTGCTTTTTCAATAATTTCTTTTTCCAAATTAGGGGACACAAGAACCGTGGCATTTGCTTCTAGGTCCTCCATTCTCACGAAGAGCTTATCCTTTACTTCAATTTTTTCTGTAACCATTCCAATAATGTTAACTTTTGACTTCATTGGCGCCTTTAAAGCAACAGAAATAGGAACAGCATTCTTCACATCCATTCTTTTTCTCAGAACTTTTTTTAACCGTTCGAAACGGTCCTGAAAATATTGCATGTATTCTTTGATTGTTCCTGTGGTACAGCTGCTTTTGGTTGGGTCCAGTAAAACTTTAACATCTTCATCCACATCTTTGGCGTATGCTCTAACGGTTTTTCTTGATTGAATACTAATTGAACCTGAATCAGGTTCAACTAAATCCCTTTTTCCAATACACGGTTCTAATTTAATGTCTTCTAGATAACTTCGATCGATAAACAGAGGTTTTTGTGATGAATTTCTGATTTTTTTGATAACTTCTTCCATGAGATAAAGGGGATCTTCTGTTTTTGCAATATTATCTAAGAATTCGAAAGCCTCTTTATCTAACTGGAATCCTGAAGATATCGTGAACGAAACAGCTTGCTGTAGCTTGTTAGATTCACTCATAATTTCTTGTGTCGTTTATATCCCTCTGTTGAAACG
This window harbors:
- a CDS encoding ORC1-type DNA replication protein, which codes for MDTLEDVFDRFLSNTNIFNDREVLRHDYIPDKLPHRDTQIQCLGGIVAPVLRSSPCSNVFIYGKTGTGKTAVTKFVLNKLAFKAQQLKRPIEVCYVNCRLAGTEYRVLSSLCDALDVKVPFTGIAVGEVFDRFKKGLDKQRKIFIVVLDEIDALIKTRGDTLLYELTRVNETLRHGRTSIIGISNDLRFKEFLDPRVLSSLSEEEIVFRPYDAAELQDILWRRAKIAFSDGALTDSAVALCAALAAAEHGDARRALDLLRVAGELSEREGTDSVTEKHVREAEKRVEHDRIVEALENLPVHSKLVLCSVYLLGKTKMSYTITGDIYEIYSELCDQYGLSPLTQRRVSGLISELDMIGLLNARVVSMGRHGRTKKIRLGIGRTLVRNVFMNNDRFHDLLSYVPTCFGAH
- a CDS encoding DNA-directed DNA polymerase II small subunit is translated as MSESNKLQQAVSFTISSGFQLDKEAFEFLDNIAKTEDPLYLMEEVIKKIRNSSQKPLFIDRSYLEDIKLEPCIGKRDLVEPDSGSISIQSRKTVRAYAKDVDEDVKVLLDPTKSSCTTGTIKEYMQYFQDRFERLKKVLRKRMDVKNAVPISVALKAPMKSKVNIIGMVTEKIEVKDKLFVRMEDLEANATVLVSPNLEKEIIEKARSLILDQVVCVNAVKGNNDLIIAKDFILPEMPQKTPHRADIPVYAALLSDIHVGSNKFMEKEFNQFLLWLKGEKGNDKLREFAGHIKYLVIAGDIVDGIGIYPDQLDELTISDIYEQYSHAAKLLEQVPDYIKIFVIPGNHDASRKALPQPALPKDYIEPLQEAREIYSLGNPSTISLHGVEVLAFHGRSLDDIAAFAPNVSFDTPDKSMKLLLKARHLAPIYGERTPIAPEKRDFMVIERPPDIFHAGHVHILKCNRYRGTLIVNSGAWQEQTDFQQKMGLVPTPGIVPIVNLQKSTISTIDFTEPW
- a CDS encoding geranylgeranylglyceryl/heptaprenylglyceryl phosphate synthase → MIGTVEQYLLNKINKEGAIHLTLIDPEKVTPCSAVRTAKEAESCNTAAIMVGGSTSITDPHLDDVTKALKDSVEIPIILFPGNHNGVTKYADAIWFMSLLNSSDPYFLVGAQILGAPIIKKFGIEPISMGYITVGEGGTVSIVGKATPLPYSKPELAAAHALAAEYFGMHFVYLEAGSGVGNPVPVTLIKAVKTATNLPIIVGGGIRTGKQAKEIVNAGASIIVTGNVLEENKSKNKIQELISNIKTR
- a CDS encoding DNA double-strand break repair nuclease NurA gives rise to the protein MSKIQKNLTELKTKLKLYVDKGRQIGFSDVKPQPLIISKPDIAKIKPLQKIKNCNSRFFAVDCSTRTLKRAHNWGIYLMRVAYASVENRKVTWDYEESIVCAVGDRRYRSNFLIDNRLQIESEMALKLIHEEATPGSSGEDTLRELGAGDYILLDGASFFGGKRGFHTSLYEEALRKKINLLAISKQSPMLCDEKGRDFMASTSVLTPYSLWVYHPVKEANMEKHLYGDVSLVKLCEDSKHIFRCDIMDSTSQNVTELLSPLTSLSEDPRCLGYPVTLWLAHEFSGASASKLLQYYDLIEKELETAGILETLRVEELSCSFADKIHGITNLFEGDESFDRI
- a CDS encoding MarR family transcriptional regulator produces the protein MISDVFLILTSILLFGTISVLFLYYKRIITLRHEYHNAKGIVSDIVVSIDNQLMRQKEGVLYVANKIEKVAVENQEVAKKVEEYEEKLIKISNRITDFPSDFEEKFSGQINEIRNEFEGIKETQEKVFEKLVEIEKIKYERHAPDIKIKAAIPIKKEKALEPLTETELIVLETIGKEGEKTAPEIQKMISLTREHTARLMKKLYKDGYLERDTHRMPYVYRLKEEMEKILKRREINPS
- a CDS encoding ATP-binding protein, with translation MIEFEPVGFVREVKGDTVSFFLNQGITLSFGQIVRINSENRNFYARIVDAGSSSTLKTNEQLREAEGKESFGPYSSYRHVDAVLLLENNSGRIRSPTFNPNYMDHVYTINEQDYLILQLSGDLEIGRLRSGEEVLGVVGINAKAIPKMMGMFGMTGSGKTNTELILNARIIDDPTTVGLIFDFAGQLLSGKDFGEESGLGDHPLFHSRVSYYSARDGKLSIGLRSLTPGRLWTLFPDIGRPQIRIARRLYESLGKCWIEESLEAYRQEGHSGVGRIINHQQKVVIIALMSRLSDLPPHLFPVSDYNFIEDVVQNISKGVTCLVDISGLTSEEQRNVTCLTATFVAQHYKRLWENNFEDWKKLPTLLITLEEAHEFLDPEIRKTIFSDIALTYRKYRVGLNAVTPRPSKINRDVFAELWTKVIMKTELKRDRDYLTQNTPYMEYSDTEIKMLDIGEALIISEPQIRFAVPVKVIHYPTYLRQKGTADYNLPDSKTLSEMNENLKRLKAAGVSLTGKAETKTD